The Candidatus Acidulodesulfobacterium acidiphilum sequence CTGCAGACTGAAACGCTCCGCCTTGATTTTGACCGCCGTCCGAAACGGAAGAAGCGGCATTAGACAAGCCGCTTATAGAGTTACCGAGCATTTCGCCGAACGACCCCTGCCCGCCGAAACCCGACGAACCGTAACCGGTACCGGCACCGCTGGACAAAGAAAGCGGCTGACCGGAAGCGCTTCCCGAAACGGCGTTCATAACGTCGTTTACCAACGAAAGTCCTGCATCTACCGATAAATTCAAAGCAATATTTCCAAGCATAGTTTTATTATTTTATATTGTTTATTATTATTTGAAAAATAAATAAATCTGACACCTTTTTTATAGACACCTTTTTTATATTTTTTTAAAAGATGACTAATATGTTTACGGAACGGCAGTTTCGAGTGCCGTCAATACGGCATTTTCCGTAGTCAACACTTTAGAGTTGGCAACATAGGCGTTCTGCGCCACTATCATATTGGTAAACTCAGATGAGATATCGACGTTGGACTGTTCAAGCGCCGAATCCGTAATATAGCCGAAATTTCCCGAATTTGCGACTCCCACAGCGGGCTGGCCGGACGCAAAAGTCTGCGCGTAAAGACTGTTGCCCTCCGAAGTAAGTCCCGTCGGAGCGATAAAGTTTGCAAGGGCTAACTGGGCAATATATTGAGTCTGCCCGTTAGAATACTGTCCCGAAATTTTACCGTCTTTGTCAACCGTAAAGCTGGTAAGCGTTCCAGTCGCATAGCCGTTCTGGGTAAAAGCCGTAGTAGCGGACGGAGCGGCGTACTGGGTTACGTTTGCTAGGTTTAAAGCTATATTTAAAGGCTGAGACGCGCCGTCGGGGAGACCAGATCCACTTGCATAAGCTGGAACGTCTGTTAAAGTAAGCGAAGGCGTACCAGTAATTTGACCGTTTGAATTAAATTTTATATCTGGGCTTGAGTCTGCTGTTGTGCTGAGCGAAGGTCTTTGTGCGGCTGTACCGTTAATTGAATAATAAACATTCCATGCTCCTGAAGTTGAACCGTCAGGCGCAAAAGTAACGGTCAAAGGCAAAGCGTTACCAAGAGAGTCATAAACATTAATGGTTGTAGAATAGTAATCCTTCGCAGAACCGACAAGAACTGAACCGCCTGGTGTAAATGAATTAGCGGTATCTCCGACAGGCATCGCATTAGAAAGATTTACCGTACTGTTTGCCGAACTGACGCTCGCTACGGTGTTTAAGAACTGATAAGCGCCGGAAGTGGATGAAGTTGCTCCAATTTGAATATCCGAACCCGATTCAATTCCGCTTGTAGATTTAACCCCCAGAGTTTGCTGAGAAATTGCAGTGTTTTGAAGAACATTGCCGGTCAAAGGAGAGTTTAGTTCTACTTTAGTAATAACATCGTTTGTCGCAACAGAGGAGGGTGGAACCCAACTATTCTTAGTACTATCAAAATACTTCGCCACATTATATAAATTGCTAGTTCCATCCCCGTTGCCTATTAATAAACTTGTAGGAGCATCCCCTGTCGTCGTTCCGGTATATTTCAAATCGCTCACGCTAATAGCTGTTGAAGTAGAAGCGCCAGCTCCCGCCGAATAGTTTCCTGTAATATAACCGCCCATAAAACCTATATTATTAGCGCCTGAGGATGCCGTAGTATTAGTACTTACCTGCGGCGAAATATTCGAATCTAAATTTGCCGTCAGGTTAGCCGTAGTCGTAGCCAGCGGCGCTATTGCGCCGGTATTTAAGGTAATAGGACTGGGCGTACCGGCGGTAGCAATTCCCGCGGAATTTAACGCATAACCCATAACTACGTTTTGTCCGGTCGAATCTACTATCTGACCCTTCGCGTTTTCGCTGAAGGTGCCGTTCCTCGTGTAATAAGTCGAACCGTTAGGCGCCTGGACTATAAAAAATCCGTTGCCGTCAATCGCCATATTTAAAGGATTGGAGGTATTTTCCATAGCGCCCTGCGTAAACTGCTGTTGAATAGAATAAACGTCGGTTCCCAGACCTTCCTGCGAGTTCGACGTTCCGCTCAAAGTCTGGCTGACTAAGTTTTCGAATATCGGATTCGAGCTTTTAAATCCTATAGTATTAGAATTTGCTATATTGTTGCCTATGACGCCGAGATAAGTCTGGTTTGAATCTAATCCCGACACTGCCGTAAAAAGCGCATTTACGCCCATTTTTCATTCCTCCATTATACTTATAACTTAAAAATCGAAATATTTCGTAAAAAATTAATTAGAAAGTTAAAATTTACTTCCTATATATTATATCGGCATATTTTTATTATTTATAATAGTTTTTAATATTTTTAATATTTTATAACTATCTAATATTTTATCGGTTAAAGGTGTCAGATTAATTTTCCGCTAGACTATTTCAATTATTTTTGCCATCGTTCAGGCGGAAAATAAAATCTGACACCTTTAACCTTTACCGCCATAATAGTTGTAAAGGAAAAACCTTGACGCCTTTAATCTACATTAATAATCGCGCCTCTACCCGACATTCGTTACGCTGGATAATGGAACGGTCGAGCCGTTGCTTAGTTCGAGCTGGACCGCGCCGTTAGACGAAGTCGAAAGTCCCGTTACCGTCGCCTGCGTAAAGGTTGACGGCGTAATTGCGGTTCCGCCCGAACCTGTTGCGCCGACCGAGAAAGTATAATTGCCGGAAGGAGCCGTCTGTCCGCTGTTTTCGGCTCCGTCCCAGGTAAAAGACTGAGAGCCTGCGCTCTGCGCTCCGAGATTGGTATTATAAACGAGATTTCCAGCCGAATTATATATATCCATACTGACCGAACTTGCATTGCTTGGTAAAGAATAGCTTAAATTTGAAGTGCTTCCGCTTGAATATCCGAATGCGTTGCCGGTTGCCTGAACCGATTTGCCTACCATATTTACCGCACTTCCAAGAGTCGCCTGATTTTGGTCTGCCACGAGCGTTTGAAGATTAGAATTGACGGTGTTTAACTGGTTGAGCGAATCGAACTGGGCAAGCTGCGCTAGCGAAGCCGAACTCGACTGAGGATTCAACGGATCCTGATTTTGAAGCTGTTGAACCATTAACTGCATAAAAGTCGTTGCGCTTACGAGACCGCTGTTGTTTGAATTGGACGAACTTGCCGTATTAGCGGCTGCGCTTGCGGCAGTCGAGGCAACCGTATTGGCGTTTGTAGCGGTCGTTGGCGCGAATAATGAATTTACCGACATTTTTATTCCCTCCGTAGCTTAATTTATGCTTAATAAAACTTTAATAGGAAAACTTTTCCTATTTTTAAGGTTTTTATGCCTTTACGTGTTATTAATGCAAACTTCGTGCCACGATATATTAATGAAAGAAAAAGATGAGGAAAAAGGTGTCAGATTTTATTTTACGCATACGAAAAGAAACAATTAACGATACAAGAAGTTGCGTAAAATTAATCTGACACCTTTTTACGTTGCCAATTCTGCGTTTCGAAATATTTTCCGTGGACACTTTTTTTCCGTGACGCATACTAAATGCGAAAAAACCGTCGGAAAAAAGCGAATTAATTGATACCGAGTTCTTTCATTTTATTTCTGAGTGTCCTGGAGGTAATTCCAAGTTTTTCGGCGGCTTTGGTTTTATTTCCGCCTGTTTCTTTAAGTGCGGTAAGAATCAGCTTTTCTTCCATTTCTTTAATATTGAGACTGCGCCCTGCATAGCCGCTTAAGATGTCGCCGGCCGTTCTATTTTCGACAACTTCATGAGATGAAACTGAACCGTTAAAAGAATCTGACTCATTATTATCCGTTACGTTCGTTATAGCATCTCCCGTGCCGCTAATATCTGTATTATCCGCAATATTTTTATCTTCATCGCTCTTGCCGCCTGCGTTTCTGCCGTTTGAATTAAAACCGTCATAAAACGCCGGTTCAAAATTGCCGAAATGCCGGACGTCTAAAAATTTGTCTTTTTGTGCAAGTATAACCGCCCTTTCTATTATATTTTCCAGTTCTCTTATATTTCCCTGAAAATCCAATGAAAGCAGATATTTCCGCGCATCTTCCGAAATGCCGGAAACGTCCCTGAAATATTTTTTTGAATAAACAGAGGTAAAATATTCAGCAAGCGCGATTATATCTTCTTTTCTGTCTCTAAGCGGCGGCATATGCAGGCGGATTACGTTTAGCCTGTAAAAAAGGTCGTCCCTGAAATTACCCTCCGACACGGCTTTTTCTATGTCTTTATTTGTAGCGGCTACTACCCTTGCGTTTACGGAAACCGGTTCGTCCCCTCCTACCCTGTCTATAGTTTTTTCCTGAAGCGCCCTAAGTATTTTTGCCTGAAGGTTTTTATCCATTTCGGCGATTTCGTCGAGAAAAATAGTACCGCCGTCCGCCTGCTCGAACTTTCCTTTCTTTAAAGAAACGGCACCGGTAAATGCCCCTTTTTCGTGGCCGAACAGTTCGCTTTCTAGAAGCGTCGGCACTATCGCGGAACAGTTGACGGCGACGAATCTTCCTTTTCTTCCGCTTAGTTCGTGTATTCTTTTTGCCGCGACTTCTTTTCCCGTACCGGACTCTCCGGTTATAAGCACCGTAGCATCGGCGGCGGCTACTGCTTTTATATATTCGTCTATCCGTTTCATAGCCGCAGACCTGTATATAAAATTAGACGAATTTATATCTTTAAAGTTAACGGCATCCGCATTATCCTTTGACGTCCTTTTAAAAATGTCGGAGTAGGAAATTTTTTCCGCATTTTTGACTATTCTTTCAAAATCTGAAATATCGAACGGTTTAAGCATATAGTCGGAAGCACCCGTTTTCATTGCGGAAACGGCGCTTTCAATAGTTCCGTACGCAGTAATTATCACAAAAGGAACGGATTGAAAAACAGGATATTTTTTAATTTCCTTTAAAAAAGAGATACCGTCCATACCGGGCATGTTTAAATCGGACAGAATTAAAAAGTAAGGGCTTGGGTAAATTTCGCTTTCTAAAGCCGTTTCGCCTAAGATTAAATTTTTGCTTAAAGAATTTAGAGCATCTTCAGCGGAAGCAAAAATATCGCCTTCTTTTCCCGTCTTTTTAAGACTTAGGCTTAACGCAGACCTCATATGCGGGTCGTCATCCACTATTAAAATCCTGTCAGGCTCTTTTTTTTTCATAAAATTATACAATTTATTTATAAATATTTCCTCTTGAACTTATGTTCACTACCGCAAGAATTTTTTCTTCGTTCAACAGTGAAAATATAATCCTGTAATTTCCTATTCTACACCTGTAAAATCCTTTAAGTTCTCCGGTAAGAGGTTTTACGCAAGGATGGTAAAGCGGATTTTCAATAGACCCCAGTTCCGATAATTTAGTTTTTATTCTTTTCTTTATGTCGGAATCAAATTTAATAAAATGCTTTTCGGCAACCGAAGAAAACTTAATCGTCCAGTTCAATTAATGTCTTTCCTCCGCCTTTTTTTATTTCTTCCAATCCGTCCAGACATTCCTTGGCAAAACCAGGTATGTTCAAGAATTCAAGAGTTTCTTTGTGTCTTTCTATATATTCTTCGGAAAGTTCCAAGAATATATCGGAAAGATGCCTGTTTTCATAACCTGCTATAGCCCTGATTAATTTTAACTTTTCTTCCGGAAGTCTTAAAGTGGTAGCCGCCGTCATTTTATCTCCTATAAAATTTATAAATATATATATTTAGTTGATTTATTATTCAGTAATATTATAACATCAATACATTATAACGTCAAATAATGGCAAGACAATCGTAATTTAAAAAAAAATATGATAAAATTTTTATATGGTTCAAAATGATAATGATAAAATAGAAGCAATATCCGGCGAAGACCTGAAAAAAGCATTCGAATCCTTCGAGGCGGCTTCCCTCAAACTTTCCGAATATTATAAAAACCTAGAAGAACAGGTTAAGGATTTAAAAGAAAACCTGAATACCGTTATAGAAAGCCTACCGCTCGGAATAATGATTACAGACGAAAATAATTCGATCAAATTTATTAACAGGTCCCTGATAGAACTTACCGGAGGGTACGATTACTTAAACTATTTGAACCGTCCGGTTGACGAGTTTTTAAAGTTTTTCTTTAACGGGGCATCGCTTTCGGATTTTACGAGACAGGTTTTTTATCCGGTAGAAAAGTTTATGAAATCGGGCGACGATAAAAACGGCTCAGGGAAATTTATTCCCGTATTTTTATATATAAAAACCGTGCACGGAAGCAACAAAAAAAATGCCGGACGGATATTTATAATTCAAAACATTGAAGATATAAAAAAATTTAAACGCCTGGCGGAACTCGGCGAAATGTCGGCAAAAATAGCCCACGAAATACGTAATCCTCTGGGTTCCATAGAACTGTTCGCTTCTATCCTGCAAAAAGAAATTAAAAACGGCGGACATGCGGAAATTATTTCCAATATAATATCCGCCGTCAAAAATATGAATACTACCATAAGCAACGTTCTGGAATTTTCCAAAACCGTCAATCCCGCCCTTTCTAAATGCAGTTTATCCTGTATAGTAAATAAATCCATTATGTACTCTTCCTATGTAATAAAAGAAAAAAACGTGAAAGTAATTACGGAAATAGATGAAAATATTATTTTAGAAATAGACGAAAATCTTATAGGGCAGACTTTTGTCAATATACTCATTAACGCAGCTCATGCAGTTCAAAATTTTGACGGTATCATAAAAATAAGAACTTCCGCTGTTTCCGGCGGAGAAGACGGGAGCGGCTACATCCGCATCGATTTTGAAGACAACGGCCCCGGGTTTTCGGATGACGTCGTAAAAAATATTTTCAACCCTTTTTTTTCGACTAAAAAAAGCGGCGGTACCGGCTTAGGACTTTCGATAGCCCTTAACAACGTTATGGTTCACGGCGGATACATCGGCGCAGAAAATTCAAAAGAAACCGGCGGCGCAAAAATCAGCGTCTTCCTCCCATGTATGGCATAATTTTTGCATATAAAAATATAAACGGAAAAAATTGTTCTTTAAAAGTGAAAATATTGACGGAAAGAAAAAGTTCGTTAATGGTATCAAAGGAAAAGGTGATAGAAAAGGTGTCAGATTTAAAATATTGACAGGGTGTCAAAGGAAAAGGTGTCAGATTTAAAATATTGACAGGGTGTCAAAGGAAAAGGTGTCAGATTTTATTTTCCGCCTGAACGCAAAAACAATAATCGAGAAAAATATTGCGGAAAATTAATCTGACACCTTTTCCTGAAAACAGCAATTATTGACCTTTTATTTTCCTAAATAGGCAATATTTAAATTTTAATATTTAATATTAACATTTATTAATAACGGGATTTAAAAATGTTCAGCAGTATTTACGGAATACTCGGCGACAGTTTAAACGTGCTTGACGACAGGCAGAACATTATTGCTTCCAACATAGCAAACGCCAATACGCCTGGATATAAAGCGAAAGAGCTTAACTTCGAGCAGGTTATGCGCGGACTCGTTCCGTCGGCGGATTCTCTGCCTATGAAAACAACGTCGCAAAAAGATTTATCGGGCGGCGGCCTTGCGGCTGGTTCGTCCTCGGAAGAACAGTCGGATTACATAAAATCTTTCGTGCATAATCAAAACAGCGAAACGGTGCCGGCTTTAGACGGCAATACCGTAAATCTCGGCAAGGAGATGAGCGATATGACTTCAAACGCGATAAGATTTCAGGCTGTTGCAAAATTACTGTCTAAAAAATTTGCTACGCTTACCTATGCCATAGACAAC is a genomic window containing:
- a CDS encoding flagellar hook-basal body complex protein, whose protein sequence is MGVNALFTAVSGLDSNQTYLGVIGNNIANSNTIGFKSSNPIFENLVSQTLSGTSNSQEGLGTDVYSIQQQFTQGAMENTSNPLNMAIDGNGFFIVQAPNGSTYYTRNGTFSENAKGQIVDSTGQNVVMGYALNSAGIATAGTPSPITLNTGAIAPLATTTANLTANLDSNISPQVSTNTTASSGANNIGFMGGYITGNYSAGAGASTSTAISVSDLKYTGTTTGDAPTSLLIGNGDGTSNLYNVAKYFDSTKNSWVPPSSVATNDVITKVELNSPLTGNVLQNTAISQQTLGVKSTSGIESGSDIQIGATSSTSGAYQFLNTVASVSSANSTVNLSNAMPVGDTANSFTPGGSVLVGSAKDYYSTTINVYDSLGNALPLTVTFAPDGSTSGAWNVYYSINGTAAQRPSLSTTADSSPDIKFNSNGQITGTPSLTLTDVPAYASGSGLPDGASQPLNIALNLANVTQYAAPSATTAFTQNGYATGTLTSFTVDKDGKISGQYSNGQTQYIAQLALANFIAPTGLTSEGNSLYAQTFASGQPAVGVANSGNFGYITDSALEQSNVDISSEFTNMIVAQNAYVANSKVLTTENAVLTALETAVP
- a CDS encoding sigma-54-dependent Fis family transcriptional regulator, with protein sequence MKKKEPDRILIVDDDPHMRSALSLSLKKTGKEGDIFASAEDALNSLSKNLILGETALESEIYPSPYFLILSDLNMPGMDGISFLKEIKKYPVFQSVPFVIITAYGTIESAVSAMKTGASDYMLKPFDISDFERIVKNAEKISYSDIFKRTSKDNADAVNFKDINSSNFIYRSAAMKRIDEYIKAVAAADATVLITGESGTGKEVAAKRIHELSGRKGRFVAVNCSAIVPTLLESELFGHEKGAFTGAVSLKKGKFEQADGGTIFLDEIAEMDKNLQAKILRALQEKTIDRVGGDEPVSVNARVVAATNKDIEKAVSEGNFRDDLFYRLNVIRLHMPPLRDRKEDIIALAEYFTSVYSKKYFRDVSGISEDARKYLLSLDFQGNIRELENIIERAVILAQKDKFLDVRHFGNFEPAFYDGFNSNGRNAGGKSDEDKNIADNTDISGTGDAITNVTDNNESDSFNGSVSSHEVVENRTAGDILSGYAGRSLNIKEMEEKLILTALKETGGNKTKAAEKLGITSRTLRNKMKELGIN
- a CDS encoding type II toxin-antitoxin system RelE/ParE family toxin, with protein sequence MNWTIKFSSVAEKHFIKFDSDIKKRIKTKLSELGSIENPLYHPCVKPLTGELKGFYRCRIGNYRIIFSLLNEEKILAVVNISSRGNIYK
- the flgB gene encoding flagellar basal body rod protein FlgB, whose translation is MFSSIYGILGDSLNVLDDRQNIIASNIANANTPGYKAKELNFEQVMRGLVPSADSLPMKTTSQKDLSGGGLAAGSSSEEQSDYIKSFVHNQNSETVPALDGNTVNLGKEMSDMTSNAIRFQAVAKLLSKKFATLTYAIDNTMP